The Nitrospirota bacterium DNA segment AAAGTCGGTTGCAGGCGTGTTGCACAATCCGCATAGCTTTGTCGTGAAGGGTACGAGCTCGGCCACCGGATTCAACATTGCGTTGGCCAAAAAGGGCGACAAGCTCGATAAGCCAGTGGTGTTCCGCGGTGGTGCAGAGAAGGACGGTTACTATCGTTTACAGTGCGACCAGCATGAGTTCATGCAGGGCTTCTTCCTCCCGGTGTCGAACGCGCATTTTACCGTGGTGAAGGAAGACGGTTCATTCGAGCTGAAGGATGTGCCGGCCGGGAAGCACAAGATTGTCGCCTGGCATCCGTTTGCCGCCAAGGGCAAGAAGATTGAATTTGACGTGGACGTGACCGAGGGCGGAACTGCCACAGTCAAGGCTGAAATCAAGTAAGCCAGCGTTGTGTCTTCGCGGGGTCACCCGCAATCAAAGGGCAGCGGAGCAATCCGCTGCCCTTTGTGTTTGTGCAGCGTACTGCGTCCGGTCGGTAGTGGGTCAGTTTGAATGAGGTACTGGTAAAGTTTTTAGATGATGCGCGGGACGGAATTAGCCTGCGACAAGGGAAAGACAGAAGCTCTGGCAAACGTTATTCTACTACCACGTCTTTGAGCGCATGCTTGTTAACTATATACCTTGCCAGCCTGACCACTACAGGCAAGAGTATTACCAGGAAAGACAGAAGCGAGAAAATGAAGTAAACTCGTTCAGATAAAATTGCGGCCGGCAAATAGTCAGAAAATGAATTGAGGATCGAGATGCCGAGTAATGCAAAAATCCCGAAGCCTATACAGAAATAGGGAGACCACTGCAGCAACCACTTTAGAACCTTAATGCACAATGTGTAGAACCAAGAGCGAGCGGCTATCAATACGCAAATCCACCGCCCCATAGCTCTATCAAAACCCAATTTTGCCTTGGCGCGATCGTCATCTCTGGTGATGCGAAGGTTTTTTTCTGCAATAAGGAGTGCAGACTTAAGACTTGATCTGATTTTTACAAGATCAGTCAGCCAAAGCAGCCCGGTTGCAATGCCTAACTCACTAAATGTAGCAATTGCATGAGCGATGTGAGATTCGCTCATTGAGCTGCACTGGCCCAGAGATGCTCGAATCTGGAGCGTAGTTTTTGGACGGCTTCCGGTTCGTTGAAATTAGCCACTGCCTTGGCCTTTTCATGATCCATTTCAAGCCTGAAGGAATCTTTGGCAGTAAAGAAATGAGCGCCATCTGCAATATCCAAAATGCGAATTTTCATTCGACTTGAGAGATCTTCTGGCAGTTCTGCCCGTCCGCTCGCATCATCCAATATGACACGGATATTTTGACTCTTGCAGTTCCTTAATGCGTCGGCATAACAGAACATAGGAAGAGATTTGCTGTAAATGCTGACTTCGTCGGCCTCTTCGGCACGCCCAATCATCAAATCCGCAAGCAACTTTGCGTGCTCCGGAGAGTCATTCAAGAACCTCTCATTCCTGTGCTCGTCGGCCATCTTGATTACAGCTTCTCGATACTCAGGTGTCACCTTGGATTCAGGCGTGACCTTGGGTGGCGATTGAGTGGCTAGTTGGCTCATATGCATCTCCCGTTGCATTTATTTATAGAACGCAGAGTTACGACCACCTTGGGCCTTGGGGCGCACATTATAACTACCGATACTTTCCTATATCAATAGGGTCTAAGCCAATCCTATTCCTATGATTATATCTGTCAAGGAACACCGATAAATAGATAACACCCATTCGTGCAATACCAACCTGGGATGCCCCCTAGGGCAAGGTATCTTAGGTGAGGTGATTCCTAATCTATCAATCCCGCAATCTCCCCTAAGTCCCACACATGATCGGCCACTCCTGCCTCCATGGCTGGCGTCACCCGTAGCGACTGATGAATCCTGGCGAAGTTGTAGTGCATGAAGTGTAGGGCCACGGCATGGGCCTGATTCTCGATCTTCTTGCTGAACGCATTGGTTAGCCGCGTCATCCGACGCATGCTCATCCTCATCGTAAGGTTCTGCCGTTCCACGAAGCTCGTTGAGGCCTGCCTCAGATCTGGGTTGCCCGTTACCTTGATCTTCCGCGTTCCACAGCACTCAGCAGGGCTGTACCGTGTCGTTCCCTTGTTCGGTGGAGCATTGTAAATCTTATCGAGCATGGCGTAATCCACTTCCCCGCCAAAGGCCCGTTCTACGGCAGTCAGATAGGCCCTGTGACCATCAGTTGTAAGCTGCACTCGATTGGCGAGTCGGCTGGCGAGATCGTCAATGAACTTCCTGGCATATGCCGCGCTCCGATCTCCAACCAGGAACGACACTATGAGCTTGCTGTCTGCGTCGATAGCCGTCCAGGTCCAGACATCGCCAAATCCAAGTTTTCCCTTCATTTCTTCAGGAACGTTCTTCTCTTTCGCATAGCAGAAGCTCCAAATCTCATCGCATTGAATCTGCTTGCAGGGGAGATTCCGAAGTGTCCGATCCTGATAGGAAGCACAGGCCTTGCCGAGATCAGCCAATAGCTTCAGCACAGTGCCTTTCGCTGCGCCAGTCATGCGACACGTAGCGCGGATGCTGTTGCCCTCAACCAGTGCGGCGATGATCTGAACTCGTTTGGCCTGCGTCAGCTTGTTCATGGCTTCCTCCGTGGTGACAGAGGGATTATGCTTGAGCGGTCAAGATAAGTCAATATGCAAGGAGAAATAATAAATATGCTTGCATATCTATTACGGTTTGCGTATTCTAAATGCAAGCTGAAAATAAGGAGGTGCTTGCATGGAAAATGAGATGTCTAGCAGTAAGGCCAAGGGCGGGTTTGCGCGGGCAAATAAGCTTTCATCGGAAAGGCGCAAGGAAATAGCTACCAATGCGGCGTTTGCTCGATATAGCAAGCCTTTAATGAAAGCCACTCATACCGGCGCAATAAAAATATCTGGGATAGAAATCCCTTGTTATGTTCTTGAAGATGGGACGCGGGTTATATCCTATCGTGGGATGAACAAGGCATTTGGCATGACCGAGGGCGGCGCGCAGAAATTGCCACGATTTTTAAGCCACAAGGTCCTAGAGCCGTATATTTCCAAGGACTTAGCGGCGCGCATAACTGAGCCTATAAGGGTTAACCCGCCGCACGGAGGAAACCCCGCAAGCGGACTCCCGGCAACGGTATTGGCTGATGTCTGTGATGTCTGGTTGCGCGCTCGTGAATCTGGCGCACTCTCTTCTATGAAGCACATCCAAACAGCACAAATAGCAGAAATCCTAACCAGAGGATTTGCTCATATCGGTATTATCGCATTAGTTGACGAGGTTACTGGTTACCAGGGTGTGCGTCCAAAAGACGCTTTGCAAGAATATCTGCAACTTCTAATTCGGAAAGAATTAGCTGCTTGGGCAAAAAAATTCCCAGATGAGTTTTACGAGAATATTTACAAGCTAAAAGGGTGGATTTGGCCTGGGATGGGTAAAAACCGATTCAGCGTTGTTGCACACTATACGAATGATTTGGTTTACCGGAGAATTGGCCCAGGATTGCTTCAAGAGCTACAAGAAAAGAGTCCAAGGAACGCCAAGGGCCAAAGAACGAATAAGCTGCATCAATGGCTTACGGAGGATGTTGGAAATCCAATGCTTGCCCAGCACATTCACTCATTGATCATGTTTCAGCGCCTTGCAATATCCAACGGACATGGATGGAATAAATTTGTAAAAATGGTTGATAAGGTCTTGCCAAAAAAGGGTGATACCATGGAATTGCCACTTAATTATTCTAGCGATCCCACCGCGCCTTAGCAGCCTTCTGAGCGATTTGGGCTCGTCGCATGACGGACAGCTTGGCGGCCCTAGCCTTCCCACCCTTCAGCCCTCCTAGGCGGCCTAGAGCGACAGCAGCAGGGTTCTTCTCTGGCTGGATAGGCTTCTTCTTGGCGGGTTTCTCATTATGAGAAATATCGGCTGGCTGACCGGTTAACGCTTGCAGGATTTCAAAAGCATTGACGTTCACATCTTTGGGAGGCGTCTTCTTTTTCATGCCTCCATCATACATGACCGCTTAAGCACAGGCAAGATTAGGTTATTTCAAACTGACCCACTACCCGTCCGGTCAGCTGCCTTGCCTTTCAGTTTCCGATCTAGGTAAGATGCCGACTTTCAAGGAAATTTTCCTGATAGGAGTGGCGTGTCACGCGAACTCTCGCTCGCAGAAATTTTCCAGCTTGGGTACTACTGGGAGACGAAGATTTTATTGACGGCCATTAGGCTGGACGTGTTTTCCGCCTTGGATGGGACAAGGAAAACCCTTCATGCCGTGGCCGGTCGTCTTGACGCCCATGAGCCGACATTGGGACTCTTGCTGAATGCCCTTGTTGCGATGCGGCTGTTGGAAAAGGACGGGGATTCCTACGGAAATTCGACGGCTGCGGCCACGCATCTGGTCCGCAATTCTGCCCAATATATCGGGCACCTTCTCCTGCTTCACGATGCGGAATGGGACAACTGGGGCAAGCTGGAGCAGACGATTCGCACGGGACAGCGGTCTGTCGATCGGCACGTCTTTGAGACCGATCCTGAGTTAGGACTCAATGTGCTGGCGGTACTTCATCGGATCGGGCAGCAGAGCGGGCCTGATTTCGCCAAGCGGCTGCAATTGAACGGGCCGGTTCGGCTGCTGGATTTGGGAGGCGGAGCCGGGACGAATGCGATTGCCTTCTGCCAGGTCTATCCGGAGTTGACGGCGACGGTGTTCGATTTACCTGCGACGCTCCGGCTCACGGAGCGAACGGTGAAAGAGGCCGGCTTGGAATCGAGGATTTCGTTGCGTCCTGGCGATTTTAACAAGGATGGACTTGGCGGACCCTATGATGTCGCATTGATGTCCGATATCCTGCATTATCAGGATTTTTCGACGAACGCGTTATTGGTCAAGAGGGTCTGGACCCATATGGCGCCAGGCGGCCGTTTAATCATCAAGGATCGATTCCTCAATGAGGCAGGCACCGGTCCGGCCTGGACCACCGCCTTCGCGGTGCATATTCTGGTCAATACGCAGCGTGGCGGTTGTTATAAGACGGCAGATGCGATGCAGTGGATGAGCGAAGCCGGATTTTCAACCGTGACAGAGCTGGAACCGACAGCGGTTGTGCTGGGCACGAAGTCCAGTCAGGCCTGAGAGCCGAGCGTGCGACAAGGAACATTATGCTTGAATGGCTAAAACAGCCTGGTTTTTTTGGCACCCATGCCACGGTCGGGGCGGACATGAGCCAGCTCATGGCGACGTTCTTCACGGGGCTCTTCGTCATCGGCTGGATTCAGGCAAGGCGGCGGCGGGCCGATGCCCATCATTGGATGATGCTCGGCGGGATGATTGCCATGGTGGCATTTTTCATGAGCTACTATTTGTTCCGCCAATTAGGCGTGTTGGCCTTTGAAGGAAAAGAAGGCTTTGGCGGATCGCAAGCGCTCTACGATTATGTCTTCATCCCCGTTTTGACCGTGCATATCATTCTGGTCATTCTCGGATTGATTATGGCGATCTACATGATCGTGCTGGGTTTCCGCTCCCAGCAAGTGATTGACGGAGCCCGATCGCTTAAAGAGACGCTGCTCCTGACGACCTGGAGGAAGGTCGGGGTGATCTTTGGGAGCGTCACGGCCCTGGTGATGTTCTTGTTCTTCTCGCGCGTGGCCACCGCCGGGTTCTCCATGCGGAAATTCGAAGTCTATCTCAGTTTGCTGTTGCTGATCGCCATCGTATTTTCGGTGGAGATGACGATTCAGCGGATCTGGCCGAACGGCGCGCGGCGGCATCGGGCACTCGGGTTGTTTACGATGATCGTGTATTGCGTCCTCTTTGTGACCGGCACCACCACCTACACCATGCTCTATCTCTTGTATCCTGGGAAAATCGGATAAGTGGGATCTGTGATGCGTGATGAGTGCACCATATGGGGATCTCGAACGGATACTGGCTCCGATGCTCATCACCCATCACGCATCACTGATCACGAGGTTCCGCCATGCTAACTTGTGGCTGTGGTCGCTGGATGCATACCGAGGGAGTGGAAGAACGTTCCTACGATGATGGGACGCCCCAATGGTTCATTCGGTCGGAATGTCTCGGCTGTGGACTGAAGGTCGGAGTCGATGTTCCTGCCGGCCAACCGGGCGGGCTTGTCGACCGGACGATGTGGACAGACGATGCGCTCCACCGGCTGGATCGCATGCCGCCCTACCTTGCTCCGCTCGTGCGCGGTGAGGTGGAACAGGATGTGAGGGTCAGAGGAGAACGGGTCGTCACGTACGACACGTTGCTTCGACCCCGGACCGGCAAACGGATCGAGTGGGAGCCTGAGGCGGAACGTCGATTGGATAGAGTGCCGGCGCCGGTCCGCGCGATGGCCCGCATTGAATTGGAGCGGACCGTGGCCGACCGCGGCGAGACACGTATTACTGTCGCGTTGATGGAAGAAGTGAAGGCACGCTATTTTGGGATGGCTGCCCAGAAGAGTGAGGGGTGATCGGTGATGTGTGATAACCAAAGAGGGCTGCACATTCCTCGGTACTGTTCATGCGTCACCCATCACCTGTCACTGGAGCTGTAATGTTGCATCGAATGGCATTGCGAGTATTGCCAAGCCTCAGTTTAGCCGTCACGGAAGAGTCTGTGCGCAAGCAAAAGCGAATCGTCATGTTTGTGCCTGGTTTGGTGGCGTTTGTAGTCTATCGCTTGGCCAAGCTGTTGCTACCACTATCAGAGCCGATCATGTTGTTGATGGTCAGCGGTGTTATTGCGGTGGTGACGGCGTTGTCTGCCTATCGCGTCGGTCGGGCTACGGGATGGGCGAAGATTCTCCAAGAGGATGGGCGTCGCCTGTTGCTCTGGCTCGGCGGCTGGATCGGGTTTGTCTACGGAGTCCAGTTGTCCCTGTTGGTCTTGGCGCTATTGTGGCTGGTGGGATATGACTATCTCCAACATCCCGATGGGCCGGCCATGATGGCCATCATCATTTCCTGCACCGCCGTCGCGCGCGACGCGTTTGAGATTGGCCATGTACGGAAAGTCGCGCTCATGGGCCGTCCGTTCCCCACGTTTCCAGACGGAGCGGCCCTTCGCATGCTGGTGCAGAGTCATGCGATGGAACTGGCTCCCTGGGTCGCAGTTGGTCTCATCGTCGGTGCGGTAGGCGCGTCATTAGGACAGTTCGTCGAGGGAAGTCAGGGAGCGGCGTTGGTCCAGTTGTCTGCTGTGGCGGCGTTGGGAGGCGGCGTCGCGCTCTGTGCCTATTTCGGCGGGCTTCGTCCGGGCGCGTCATGGACTCAAGGATTGTTCCAGACGAAGGCCAGTGAATTGCTGAAGTACTGGTGGTGGCCTGGACTGGCCTTTGCCGCGACGTACTATCTCGTGGCGGCAGGATCGGTCATTTTTCTCTTGCGACAGCCTGGCATTCCCACTGCCTACGCCATGGTCGGTGGCGGATGTGTGACGGGCATGATGGCGTTGTATTGTTATTATCTTGGGTTTCGCCGGCAGGTCGAGGAACAACAGGGGCAGACGATATCGAGTGCCTTGCTCCGCTGCCCCTTTGTGATGGGAATTCTTGGCAAGTCAACCGGTGCAGGCGTCTCCATGACGGCTGGTTCAAAGGGTTAAGCCTATGGCCATGAAAAAAAGAACTCACGGGGCGGTCTGGTCTATTGCCCTGATCGCGATGGTGCTGGCTGTTTCCTG contains these protein-coding regions:
- a CDS encoding methyltransferase; this encodes MSRELSLAEIFQLGYYWETKILLTAIRLDVFSALDGTRKTLHAVAGRLDAHEPTLGLLLNALVAMRLLEKDGDSYGNSTAAATHLVRNSAQYIGHLLLLHDAEWDNWGKLEQTIRTGQRSVDRHVFETDPELGLNVLAVLHRIGQQSGPDFAKRLQLNGPVRLLDLGGGAGTNAIAFCQVYPELTATVFDLPATLRLTERTVKEAGLESRISLRPGDFNKDGLGGPYDVALMSDILHYQDFSTNALLVKRVWTHMAPGGRLIIKDRFLNEAGTGPAWTTAFAVHILVNTQRGGCYKTADAMQWMSEAGFSTVTELEPTAVVLGTKSSQA
- a CDS encoding IS1 family transposase; this translates as MNKLTQAKRVQIIAALVEGNSIRATCRMTGAAKGTVLKLLADLGKACASYQDRTLRNLPCKQIQCDEIWSFCYAKEKNVPEEMKGKLGFGDVWTWTAIDADSKLIVSFLVGDRSAAYARKFIDDLASRLANRVQLTTDGHRAYLTAVERAFGGEVDYAMLDKIYNAPPNKGTTRYSPAECCGTRKIKVTGNPDLRQASTSFVERQNLTMRMSMRRMTRLTNAFSKKIENQAHAVALHFMHYNFARIHQSLRVTPAMEAGVADHVWDLGEIAGLID
- a CDS encoding PCP reductase family protein; this encodes MHTEGVEERSYDDGTPQWFIRSECLGCGLKVGVDVPAGQPGGLVDRTMWTDDALHRLDRMPPYLAPLVRGEVEQDVRVRGERVVTYDTLLRPRTGKRIEWEPEAERRLDRVPAPVRAMARIELERTVADRGETRITVALMEEVKARYFGMAAQKSEG
- a CDS encoding DUF420 domain-containing protein encodes the protein MLEWLKQPGFFGTHATVGADMSQLMATFFTGLFVIGWIQARRRRADAHHWMMLGGMIAMVAFFMSYYLFRQLGVLAFEGKEGFGGSQALYDYVFIPVLTVHIILVILGLIMAIYMIVLGFRSQQVIDGARSLKETLLLTTWRKVGVIFGSVTALVMFLFFSRVATAGFSMRKFEVYLSLLLLIAIVFSVEMTIQRIWPNGARRHRALGLFTMIVYCVLFVTGTTTYTMLYLLYPGKIG
- a CDS encoding P63C domain-containing protein, with the protein product MENEMSSSKAKGGFARANKLSSERRKEIATNAAFARYSKPLMKATHTGAIKISGIEIPCYVLEDGTRVISYRGMNKAFGMTEGGAQKLPRFLSHKVLEPYISKDLAARITEPIRVNPPHGGNPASGLPATVLADVCDVWLRARESGALSSMKHIQTAQIAEILTRGFAHIGIIALVDEVTGYQGVRPKDALQEYLQLLIRKELAAWAKKFPDEFYENIYKLKGWIWPGMGKNRFSVVAHYTNDLVYRRIGPGLLQELQEKSPRNAKGQRTNKLHQWLTEDVGNPMLAQHIHSLIMFQRLAISNGHGWNKFVKMVDKVLPKKGDTMELPLNYSSDPTAP